In Alicyclobacillus macrosporangiidus CPP55, a single window of DNA contains:
- a CDS encoding adenine phosphoribosyltransferase → MDWNSKIREILDFPQPGIRFKDITPLLADGSAYRQAIDELASFARGLGAELVVGPEARGFVVGAPLAYALGVGFVPVRKRGKLPHRTVSVEYALEYGTDILEIHEDAVRPGQRVVVADDLLATGGTMAATVELVRKLGGEVVGAAFFIELGALGGRARLAGLPIRTLIRYD, encoded by the coding sequence ATGGACTGGAACAGCAAGATCCGGGAGATCCTCGATTTTCCGCAGCCGGGGATCCGGTTTAAAGACATCACGCCGCTGTTGGCCGACGGGTCTGCGTACCGGCAGGCCATCGACGAACTGGCGTCGTTTGCCCGCGGATTGGGCGCGGAGTTGGTCGTCGGGCCGGAGGCCCGCGGATTCGTCGTGGGGGCGCCGCTGGCCTACGCGCTCGGCGTGGGGTTTGTCCCGGTCCGCAAGCGGGGCAAGCTGCCCCACCGGACGGTGTCGGTGGAGTACGCCCTGGAGTACGGGACGGACATCCTGGAGATCCACGAGGACGCAGTTCGCCCCGGTCAACGGGTCGTGGTCGCGGATGACCTGCTCGCCACCGGCGGGACGATGGCGGCGACGGTGGAGTTGGTCCGCAAGCTCGGCGGCGAAGTGGTCGGCGCGGCCTTCTTCATCGAACTCGGCGCCCTCGGCGGGCGTGCCCGCCTGGCGGGGCTGCCGATCCGGACGTTGATCCGCTACGACTGA